The following coding sequences are from one Syngnathus acus chromosome 14, fSynAcu1.2, whole genome shotgun sequence window:
- the rnft1 gene encoding E3 ubiquitin-protein ligase RNFT1 isoform X1 produces the protein MKLRLQNDRRAVKVRESSTVMQPISSQEGTHVRNGLSLTLQAELPSRTTLPGAAGSNTGEVHVSMSGGTPSDSASARRSRVNPHGHSHSHGPTRGQRRPASDADQTDPGDPDSGEPSSSLSELRCLFRWLQKSLPFLVILSAKLVIQHALGLAVGVGLFTTFFYVNKSIQAQVFLQGRHAKLHCVWLLLLLISSTLLLYYTFLPQTLYNCLVFLSPTIEPLGFWEVLWAVGVTNFVIKFLFMGIKCLVLLPPPSLLNYRAQGRWLLLSEELAQVHQAVAPVPLWFRYLVTYQEADGVPALTVGILLALLYLILKLLGLYEQWMSLLKSVRVFLKSEHTGTAATRSQCMEAGDVCPICQGEYRDPQALICQHIFCDECIALWFNREKSCPLCRTVITEKVYKWRDGATSPHLQIY, from the exons AAGAGCTGTGAAAGTGAGGGAGTCTTCAACTGTCATGCAGCCTATTTCCAGCCAGGAGGGCACTCACGTGAGAAATGGTTTGTCCCTTACTCTGCAAGCAGAGCTTCCCAGCAGGACCACGCTTCCTGGTGCCGCGGGCTCCAACACCGGTGAGGTGCACGTATCCATGAGCGGCGGCACACCGAGCGATTCCGCCTCGGCTAGGAGGTCCAGAGTCAACCCTCACGGCCACTCCCATTCCCACGGGCCTACTCGCGGGCAGCGACGCCCCGCTTCCGATGCCGACCAGACAGACCCCGGAGACCCGGACTCTGGCGAGCCCAGTAGTTCTCTTTCGGAGCTCCGCTGCTTGTTTCGCTGGCTCCAAAAGAGTCTTCCTTTTCTCGTCATTTTGAGCGCCAAACTGGTCATCCAGCATGCGTTAG GGCTCGCTGTTGGTGTTGGCCTCTTCACAACTTTTTTCTACGTGAATAAAAGCATCCAAGCCCAAGTGTTTCTTCAG GGCCGCCATGCAAAGCTACATTGTGTATGGCTGCTCCTGCTCCTGATCTCCTCCACCCTCCTGCTTTACTACACCTTCCTCCCTCAGACGCTTTACAACTG CCTCGTGTTCCTCAGTCCGACTATTGAACCTCTGGGATTCTGGGAGGTCCTGTGGGCAGTTGGCGTCACCAACTTTGTCATCAAATTCCTCTTTATGGGGATCAAGTGCCTTGTCTTGCTGCCGCCTCCTTCGCTGCTCAACTACAGAGCACAG GGACGCTGGCTGCTGTTAAGCGAGGAGCTGGCTCAGGTCCACCAGGCCGTGGCGCCCGTGCCGCTCTGGTTCCGCTACCTGGTCACCTACCAAGAAGCCGACGGCGTCCCGGCGCTCACAGTCGGCATTTTGCTGGCTCTGCTCTACCTCATTCTGAAG CTTTTGGGATTGTACGAACAGTGGATGTCTTTACTGAAAAGCGTGAGGGTCTTTCTTAAGAGCGAG CATACAGGGACTGCGGCAACAAGGAGTCAGTGCATGGAGGCTGGAGACGTGTGTCCCATTTGTCAGGGAGAGTACAGGGACCCTCAGGCTCTCATCTGCCAG CACATATTCTGTGACGAGTGCATCGCTCTGTGGTTCAACCGGGAGAAAAGCTGCCCCCTCTGCCGAACAGTGATCACAGAAAAGGTGTACAAGTGGAGGGATGGAGCCACATCCCCTCACCTGCAGATTTACTGA
- the rnft1 gene encoding E3 ubiquitin-protein ligase RNFT1 isoform X2, producing MKLRLQNDRAVKVRESSTVMQPISSQEGTHVRNGLSLTLQAELPSRTTLPGAAGSNTGEVHVSMSGGTPSDSASARRSRVNPHGHSHSHGPTRGQRRPASDADQTDPGDPDSGEPSSSLSELRCLFRWLQKSLPFLVILSAKLVIQHALGLAVGVGLFTTFFYVNKSIQAQVFLQGRHAKLHCVWLLLLLISSTLLLYYTFLPQTLYNCLVFLSPTIEPLGFWEVLWAVGVTNFVIKFLFMGIKCLVLLPPPSLLNYRAQGRWLLLSEELAQVHQAVAPVPLWFRYLVTYQEADGVPALTVGILLALLYLILKLLGLYEQWMSLLKSVRVFLKSEHTGTAATRSQCMEAGDVCPICQGEYRDPQALICQHIFCDECIALWFNREKSCPLCRTVITEKVYKWRDGATSPHLQIY from the exons AGCTGTGAAAGTGAGGGAGTCTTCAACTGTCATGCAGCCTATTTCCAGCCAGGAGGGCACTCACGTGAGAAATGGTTTGTCCCTTACTCTGCAAGCAGAGCTTCCCAGCAGGACCACGCTTCCTGGTGCCGCGGGCTCCAACACCGGTGAGGTGCACGTATCCATGAGCGGCGGCACACCGAGCGATTCCGCCTCGGCTAGGAGGTCCAGAGTCAACCCTCACGGCCACTCCCATTCCCACGGGCCTACTCGCGGGCAGCGACGCCCCGCTTCCGATGCCGACCAGACAGACCCCGGAGACCCGGACTCTGGCGAGCCCAGTAGTTCTCTTTCGGAGCTCCGCTGCTTGTTTCGCTGGCTCCAAAAGAGTCTTCCTTTTCTCGTCATTTTGAGCGCCAAACTGGTCATCCAGCATGCGTTAG GGCTCGCTGTTGGTGTTGGCCTCTTCACAACTTTTTTCTACGTGAATAAAAGCATCCAAGCCCAAGTGTTTCTTCAG GGCCGCCATGCAAAGCTACATTGTGTATGGCTGCTCCTGCTCCTGATCTCCTCCACCCTCCTGCTTTACTACACCTTCCTCCCTCAGACGCTTTACAACTG CCTCGTGTTCCTCAGTCCGACTATTGAACCTCTGGGATTCTGGGAGGTCCTGTGGGCAGTTGGCGTCACCAACTTTGTCATCAAATTCCTCTTTATGGGGATCAAGTGCCTTGTCTTGCTGCCGCCTCCTTCGCTGCTCAACTACAGAGCACAG GGACGCTGGCTGCTGTTAAGCGAGGAGCTGGCTCAGGTCCACCAGGCCGTGGCGCCCGTGCCGCTCTGGTTCCGCTACCTGGTCACCTACCAAGAAGCCGACGGCGTCCCGGCGCTCACAGTCGGCATTTTGCTGGCTCTGCTCTACCTCATTCTGAAG CTTTTGGGATTGTACGAACAGTGGATGTCTTTACTGAAAAGCGTGAGGGTCTTTCTTAAGAGCGAG CATACAGGGACTGCGGCAACAAGGAGTCAGTGCATGGAGGCTGGAGACGTGTGTCCCATTTGTCAGGGAGAGTACAGGGACCCTCAGGCTCTCATCTGCCAG CACATATTCTGTGACGAGTGCATCGCTCTGTGGTTCAACCGGGAGAAAAGCTGCCCCCTCTGCCGAACAGTGATCACAGAAAAGGTGTACAAGTGGAGGGATGGAGCCACATCCCCTCACCTGCAGATTTACTGA
- the rnft1 gene encoding E3 ubiquitin-protein ligase RNFT1 isoform X3: protein MTELPSRTTLPGAAGSNTGEVHVSMSGGTPSDSASARRSRVNPHGHSHSHGPTRGQRRPASDADQTDPGDPDSGEPSSSLSELRCLFRWLQKSLPFLVILSAKLVIQHALGLAVGVGLFTTFFYVNKSIQAQVFLQGRHAKLHCVWLLLLLISSTLLLYYTFLPQTLYNCLVFLSPTIEPLGFWEVLWAVGVTNFVIKFLFMGIKCLVLLPPPSLLNYRAQGRWLLLSEELAQVHQAVAPVPLWFRYLVTYQEADGVPALTVGILLALLYLILKLLGLYEQWMSLLKSVRVFLKSEHTGTAATRSQCMEAGDVCPICQGEYRDPQALICQHIFCDECIALWFNREKSCPLCRTVITEKVYKWRDGATSPHLQIY from the exons AGCTTCCCAGCAGGACCACGCTTCCTGGTGCCGCGGGCTCCAACACCGGTGAGGTGCACGTATCCATGAGCGGCGGCACACCGAGCGATTCCGCCTCGGCTAGGAGGTCCAGAGTCAACCCTCACGGCCACTCCCATTCCCACGGGCCTACTCGCGGGCAGCGACGCCCCGCTTCCGATGCCGACCAGACAGACCCCGGAGACCCGGACTCTGGCGAGCCCAGTAGTTCTCTTTCGGAGCTCCGCTGCTTGTTTCGCTGGCTCCAAAAGAGTCTTCCTTTTCTCGTCATTTTGAGCGCCAAACTGGTCATCCAGCATGCGTTAG GGCTCGCTGTTGGTGTTGGCCTCTTCACAACTTTTTTCTACGTGAATAAAAGCATCCAAGCCCAAGTGTTTCTTCAG GGCCGCCATGCAAAGCTACATTGTGTATGGCTGCTCCTGCTCCTGATCTCCTCCACCCTCCTGCTTTACTACACCTTCCTCCCTCAGACGCTTTACAACTG CCTCGTGTTCCTCAGTCCGACTATTGAACCTCTGGGATTCTGGGAGGTCCTGTGGGCAGTTGGCGTCACCAACTTTGTCATCAAATTCCTCTTTATGGGGATCAAGTGCCTTGTCTTGCTGCCGCCTCCTTCGCTGCTCAACTACAGAGCACAG GGACGCTGGCTGCTGTTAAGCGAGGAGCTGGCTCAGGTCCACCAGGCCGTGGCGCCCGTGCCGCTCTGGTTCCGCTACCTGGTCACCTACCAAGAAGCCGACGGCGTCCCGGCGCTCACAGTCGGCATTTTGCTGGCTCTGCTCTACCTCATTCTGAAG CTTTTGGGATTGTACGAACAGTGGATGTCTTTACTGAAAAGCGTGAGGGTCTTTCTTAAGAGCGAG CATACAGGGACTGCGGCAACAAGGAGTCAGTGCATGGAGGCTGGAGACGTGTGTCCCATTTGTCAGGGAGAGTACAGGGACCCTCAGGCTCTCATCTGCCAG CACATATTCTGTGACGAGTGCATCGCTCTGTGGTTCAACCGGGAGAAAAGCTGCCCCCTCTGCCGAACAGTGATCACAGAAAAGGTGTACAAGTGGAGGGATGGAGCCACATCCCCTCACCTGCAGATTTACTGA